Proteins encoded in a region of the Mucilaginibacter sabulilitoris genome:
- a CDS encoding winged helix-turn-helix transcriptional regulator — MGLSLAKELKDLEQHQLIKRIVIDSYPIKISYQ, encoded by the coding sequence TTGGGCCTTTCTTTGGCGAAGGAACTTAAAGATTTAGAACAACACCAACTCATCAAAAGAATTGTAATTGACAGCTACCCCATTAAGATCTCATACCAATGA
- a CDS encoding nuclear transport factor 2 family protein translates to MKSLFICAGSVALNVAFALPAAAQQQSNMVPKPDPLYQIVAELDSAMFSAYNKRNLEGLMGFFSPDLEFYDDRSGLTDYTHNLAAFKRNFTDPVHSSRRELVKGSLEVYRLGSFGALAIGVHKFYGTVNGKEELEATAKFTEVWENKNGKWQVKREMSYDHR, encoded by the coding sequence ATGAAATCTTTATTTATCTGTGCTGGTTCGGTCGCACTGAATGTTGCATTCGCATTGCCAGCGGCTGCGCAGCAGCAAAGCAATATGGTTCCAAAACCTGATCCACTATATCAAATAGTAGCCGAATTAGATAGCGCTATGTTCTCCGCCTACAATAAACGTAATCTCGAAGGATTAATGGGCTTCTTCTCTCCCGACCTGGAATTTTATGACGACCGGAGCGGCTTAACTGATTATACGCACAACCTGGCCGCGTTTAAAAGGAATTTTACCGATCCAGTTCATTCATCAAGGCGGGAGTTGGTCAAGGGCAGCCTGGAAGTTTACCGTTTAGGTAGTTTTGGCGCATTAGCCATTGGCGTACACAAGTTTTATGGGACGGTTAATGGCAAGGAAGAATTGGAAGCCACTGCAAAGTTTACCGAAGTTTGGGAAAACAAGAACGGCAAATGGCAGGTAAAGCGCGAAATGAGTTATGACCACCGGTAG
- a CDS encoding aspartyl protease family protein — MSPSRVINRMLTITCGFAIALLLTSGQFAFAQSDPPVVRASSKTASIRDGKHFKKGYWAIMPERKPDYYYAEIPEKAHTISFITDLDSIAFDVTYGKEYDFIILLNGKDSCFTRISARYNNFNASMRKTTGAGPDTIPFTLGDNHKVYVNAKLNDAEVTNIQLDLGAGGILINKTSVKKVKMNFNGQVTLTNSDGVNQVPFASKNFLQIGNLVWDSVSIAVANNMKDHEDLLIGNSLFKDKILEVNYDKKILVVHDTLPPQITAYSRHDVILDGGVIPYITVNLTIRGKTQTGWVMFDTGARTSILNSTDVPIPYRIVNELAAMIGLDGAMKPKLSIGNYRLSEFEYKTRNMGGEGLNMILGSDLLKRFNLVLDNKNGYLYMQPNSLTKAPYRQRDEYYVVRMVTGLVILLAGIVMYRKMRKKYRPQT, encoded by the coding sequence ATGAGCCCGTCAAGAGTAATCAACCGGATGCTTACTATAACATGTGGATTTGCAATTGCTCTCCTTTTAACATCAGGACAATTTGCCTTTGCTCAAAGCGACCCGCCCGTTGTACGGGCTTCATCTAAAACCGCCAGTATCAGGGACGGAAAGCACTTCAAAAAAGGCTATTGGGCTATCATGCCCGAAAGAAAACCGGACTACTATTATGCAGAGATTCCTGAAAAAGCACATACTATTAGCTTCATTACAGACCTGGATTCTATTGCATTCGATGTCACCTATGGAAAAGAGTATGATTTCATTATTTTGCTGAACGGAAAGGACAGTTGTTTTACACGAATTTCAGCCAGGTACAACAATTTTAATGCTTCCATGCGAAAAACTACAGGCGCCGGACCAGACACCATCCCCTTTACTTTGGGGGACAATCATAAAGTATACGTTAATGCAAAACTAAATGACGCTGAGGTCACCAATATACAGCTTGACTTGGGTGCAGGAGGAATCCTCATCAATAAAACTTCTGTTAAGAAAGTAAAGATGAACTTTAATGGGCAAGTTACCCTTACCAATTCGGATGGGGTGAACCAAGTGCCCTTCGCCAGTAAGAATTTCCTGCAAATTGGAAACCTGGTCTGGGACAGCGTAAGCATTGCTGTAGCCAATAACATGAAGGATCATGAAGACCTTCTCATCGGCAACTCCTTGTTCAAAGACAAAATACTGGAGGTCAACTATGACAAGAAAATATTAGTCGTTCATGACACCCTACCGCCTCAAATAACCGCTTATTCCCGTCACGACGTTATTCTTGATGGCGGTGTGATACCGTACATTACGGTAAATCTTACCATCCGCGGCAAAACCCAAACAGGTTGGGTGATGTTTGATACTGGCGCCCGCACATCCATTCTAAATAGCACTGACGTGCCTATTCCTTACCGGATCGTGAACGAACTAGCAGCTATGATTGGTTTGGATGGGGCGATGAAGCCAAAGCTGAGTATTGGCAATTACCGGCTTTCAGAATTTGAATATAAAACACGGAACATGGGTGGAGAAGGGCTAAATATGATCCTGGGTAGCGATCTGCTGAAAAGGTTCAACCTGGTGCTCGACAATAAAAATGGCTATTTGTATATGCAACCTAATTCGCTTACCAAAGCACCTTACAGACAACGGGATGAATATTACGTAGTAAGAATGGTGACAGGATTAGTCATTCTTTTGGCAGGAATCGTGATGTACAGAAAAATGAGAAAAAAATACAGGCCACAAACCTAA
- a CDS encoding serine hydrolase domain-containing protein, with amino-acid sequence MTIPTLRINKPFSFILLVPAFCLNSLACTGQIRAVSSDNLLRSRLDSLVDNSVQRYFQDKKAVGLSIALVQDGKPYFYNYGETKAGNGQRPDNKTIYEIGSMTKSFTGIILARAILDKKINLEDDIRKYLKGSFPNLSYKGTPIHIKDLANHTSRITRIFPNMWERPTYDSLNPLSNYSRQLLYEGLRQMKMDTLPGKIHSYSNMAVALLGAILEDAYGQDYFSLVSKNILKPYHMRDTRIEIASLPASRVGWPHNAQRQSVPLWDLGEVPAMGALRSTTADLVNYIKANNAETNPAIRLSHQRTFGTDLEGMALNWFIHSSSKGYRILEHGGGTGGSRSSLDCFPQLNAGLVILTNSLANRNDLEKELVNILVELAKDPE; translated from the coding sequence ATGACAATACCAACACTGCGTATAAATAAACCTTTTAGTTTTATACTCCTGGTTCCGGCCTTTTGCCTGAACAGTCTGGCCTGTACCGGGCAGATCCGGGCGGTATCATCAGATAACCTGCTTCGTTCGCGGCTGGATTCGCTAGTCGATAACAGCGTTCAGCGGTATTTTCAGGATAAAAAAGCTGTGGGGCTTTCCATAGCCTTGGTGCAGGACGGCAAACCATATTTTTACAATTACGGGGAGACAAAGGCGGGTAACGGGCAGCGACCCGATAATAAAACCATCTATGAGATCGGTTCCATGACAAAATCTTTTACGGGGATCATCCTGGCCCGGGCCATACTGGACAAGAAGATCAACCTGGAAGATGACATCAGGAAATATCTAAAAGGTTCTTTTCCCAATTTAAGCTATAAAGGCACGCCTATACATATTAAAGACTTGGCTAACCATACCTCAAGAATCACGCGAATATTTCCAAATATGTGGGAACGCCCCACCTATGATTCACTCAATCCCTTATCCAATTACTCCCGGCAGCTTTTGTATGAAGGCCTGCGTCAAATGAAAATGGATACACTTCCCGGCAAAATTCACTCCTATTCTAATATGGCGGTTGCTTTATTGGGGGCAATACTGGAAGACGCATATGGGCAGGACTACTTTTCGCTGGTGTCAAAAAACATCCTGAAACCTTACCACATGAGAGATACCCGTATCGAAATCGCATCACTTCCGGCCAGCCGGGTCGGGTGGCCGCATAACGCACAAAGGCAATCGGTGCCTCTTTGGGATTTGGGGGAAGTACCCGCGATGGGGGCTTTAAGATCTACAACTGCCGATCTGGTCAATTACATCAAGGCTAACAATGCCGAGACTAATCCGGCTATTAGGCTTTCCCATCAACGAACTTTCGGTACCGATCTGGAGGGCATGGCCCTGAATTGGTTTATCCACAGTAGCTCGAAAGGCTATCGCATATTAGAACATGGCGGTGGTACGGGCGGTTCCCGCAGTTCATTGGATTGTTTCCCGCAGCTTAATGCAGGCCTGGTGATCCTCACCAATAGCCTGGCTAACCGAAATGACCTGGAAAAGGAGCTGGTCAACATACTGGTGGAACTGGCCAAAGATCCAGAATAG
- a CDS encoding cold-shock protein — MQQGTVKFFNEVKGFGFITPNTGGNEIFVHSTGLIDNVRENSVVSYDIEEGSKGPNAVNVKIA; from the coding sequence ATGCAACAAGGAACAGTAAAATTTTTTAATGAAGTCAAAGGTTTCGGATTTATCACACCAAATACTGGTGGCAACGAGATATTCGTTCATTCCACAGGCCTGATCGACAATGTTCGTGAGAACAGCGTGGTTAGTTATGATATTGAAGAAGGCAGTAAGGGCCCGAATGCAGTAAATGTAAAAATAGCTTAA
- a CDS encoding DUF4142 domain-containing protein, whose amino-acid sequence MEVAPRTYRRAVDKDDAKFAVAAANGGIAEVELGTLAQQKAVNQKVKDFGGMMVSDHSKANEEMKALAKSKGITLPTKIDSDEQKVKDNLSSKSGADFDKAYVDNMIEDHKNDIKEFEDATKNLKDPDLKAFAVKTLPTLKMHLEAIQKIHDTMK is encoded by the coding sequence TTGGAAGTAGCCCCTCGGACCTACCGCCGTGCAGTCGACAAGGACGACGCGAAATTTGCCGTAGCGGCAGCTAATGGCGGCATAGCAGAAGTTGAGCTCGGCACGCTCGCCCAGCAGAAAGCTGTCAACCAAAAAGTTAAAGATTTCGGAGGTATGATGGTCAGCGACCATAGTAAAGCCAACGAGGAAATGAAGGCACTTGCAAAATCCAAAGGGATCACCTTACCAACAAAGATTGATAGTGACGAACAAAAGGTGAAAGATAATCTTTCTTCAAAATCAGGCGCGGACTTCGATAAAGCCTATGTTGATAATATGATCGAAGATCACAAAAACGACATCAAAGAATTTGAGGATGCCACTAAAAACCTGAAGGACCCGGATTTGAAAGCATTTGCGGTGAAGACACTACCAACCTTAAAAATGCACCTCGAGGCGATCCAAAAGATCCATGATACCATGAAATAA